The sequence CGCAGCGCACGCAGCATGCCGGCGGTCGATTCGGCGTCCTGCATCAGCGAGGACTCGGTGATCTCCAGCATCAGCGCCTTGGGCGACAAGCTTGAACTGCCCAGCGCATCGCGCACCGCTTCGAGCAAGCGGGGCTGGCCGAACTGCACGGCCGACACGTTGACCGACACGCTCATGCCCGGAAAGCCGGCCACATGCCAGCCACGGCAGCAACGGCACGCCTCCTCGAGCACCCAGGAGCCGATGTCGACGATCAGGCCGGTCTCGTCGGCCAGGTTGATGAAGCGATCGGGCGGCACACGCCCCAGTCGCGGGTGGTTCCAGCGCACCAGCGCTTCGGCGCTGACCACGCGACCGGACTTGGCGTCGATGACCGGCTGGAACTCGAGAAACAACTCGCGGCGCTCGACCGCATGGCGCAGGTCGGCTTCGAGCGCCACCCGCTCCGCCGACGCCGCATTCATGGTGCGATCGTAGAAGCAGTAGCCGTTGCCACCACGCTTTTTTGCCTGCGCACTGGCGGTCTCCGCGCTCATCAGCAGTTCATAGACCTGTGATCCGTCGGACGGAATCAGCGCCACACCGGTGCTTGGCGTCAGGAACAGCTCGATGCCATCCTTCATGAAGGGCGAATCGAAGACCTTGCTGATCCAGCGGGCGAACACCTCGGCACTTTGCCGCTCGCCGATCCCCGGCACGAACACACCGAATTCATCGCCGCCCAGCCGGGCCAGCAACACGTCGGATTGCAGCACCTCGGTCAGCCGCTGGCTGATTTCCTTGAGCACGGCGTTGCCGGCCTCATAGCCGAAACTGGCGTTCACCCGCAGGAAGCGGTCAATATCGATGACGAACAAGGCCCCACGCGCCGCGCGCCCCTGCCGTTGCGAGGTGTTGAGCCATTCGGTGACCTTGTCGCAGAACAGGCTCTGGTTGGGCAGCGCACTGAGCTTGTCGTAGTTGGACAACTGCTGGATGCGGTCGTCCGCCTGGCGCACGGCCCGGCGCGCCTGCGCGCCGCGCAGCTCGCGCTCGATGACCGGCACCATGCGCTCGTACTGCCCCTTGGGAATGAAATCGTGCACCCCGTCGTACATCGCCGATACGGCCAGCTGGTGGCTGATGTGCGCCGAGTGGATGATGAACGGGATGTCGCGGCCGCTACGCTTGAGCACTTCGAGCGCCGCCAGCGCGTCGAAGCCCGGCATGTTGTGATCCGAGATCACCAGGTCCCAGTCGTCGCTGGCCAGCTCGGCCGCCATGTCGATCTCGGTGTCGACGCGGCGATAGTCGATGCTCACCCCCCGCTGGGCCAGTTCGGCCTGCAGCAGGAAGGCATCGTCTTCCACATCATCCACCACCAACGCCCGGATGGGTCGGTCTGGCATGGTCTTGGCGTCCTCGGGTTGCATGTCGATCGGCCTAGGCGCTTTCATCTATCACGACGGGGTTCACGGCATGCACAACGGGAACTTGAGCGTCATGACCATCGAGACGCTGAAGCCCGCCTTTCGGATGACCGTCGCCGCCAGGCTGCACCGTTGCCACCCGGTTGCGCCCCAGCGCCTTGGCCCGGTAGGCGCCCTGGTCGGCCAGCTTGATCAGCGCGTCCGGATCCGGCATCACCGCATCGCGCTGCGCCACGCCGGCGCTGATCGACAGGCTCAGGCTCAGGCCGCCGGCGTCGACCCGCGCGGCGCGCACCGCGCTGCGGACCCGCTCGCCACACTGCATTGCCGCGGCCAGATCGGTATCGGGGCAGAGCACGAGGAATTCGTCGCCACCGGTGCGCGCCACCATGTCCTGCGCGCGCAGCGCCTGCTTGATCGATGCCGAGATCTGGCGCAACACCTGGTCACCCACATCGTGCCCGTGGCTGTCGTTGATCTGCTTGAAGGCGTCGATGTCGATCACCATCGCACACAGCGGACGACCGGTGCGCGTGGTGCTGGCCCAGGCCTGCTGCATGC comes from Denitromonas sp. and encodes:
- a CDS encoding putative bifunctional diguanylate cyclase/phosphodiesterase, with amino-acid sequence MPDRPIRALVVDDVEDDAFLLQAELAQRGVSIDYRRVDTEIDMAAELASDDWDLVISDHNMPGFDALAALEVLKRSGRDIPFIIHSAHISHQLAVSAMYDGVHDFIPKGQYERMVPVIERELRGAQARRAVRQADDRIQQLSNYDKLSALPNQSLFCDKVTEWLNTSQRQGRAARGALFVIDIDRFLRVNASFGYEAGNAVLKEISQRLTEVLQSDVLLARLGGDEFGVFVPGIGERQSAEVFARWISKVFDSPFMKDGIELFLTPSTGVALIPSDGSQVYELLMSAETASAQAKKRGGNGYCFYDRTMNAASAERVALEADLRHAVERRELFLEFQPVIDAKSGRVVSAEALVRWNHPRLGRVPPDRFINLADETGLIVDIGSWVLEEACRCCRGWHVAGFPGMSVSVNVSAVQFGQPRLLEAVRDALGSSSLSPKALMLEITESSLMQDAESTAGMLRALRNMGVRISVDDFGTGYSSLSYLKRFPLDVIKIDKSFVRDLCVDEEDAAIVRAIIALAHSMRRSTIAEGVETAEQVEILKRENCEYFQGYYFGRPMTIERIVELLESQKGVSEPA